CCCGGCATGGCCACCCGTTTGCAAAAGTATGGTGACACGAGGACTGGAAGTTTAGCTTTCAAAGGTATACATCGGGGGGGTCAGGTTTACCTGACTATGATCGTAGAGGCAGAGTGGAATAGGCGTTTAGGACGCGGGTTCGATTCCCGCCGCCTCCACCACAAGCACATCAGCCGTCCAGCTTGGCAGGATCGTTCAAGCGCGTGGCTTCCGGATATGGCAGGCCCGTATCTCGATGTGTTTGTGACGGGGGCGACATGGGTTCGACTGGGCGCGATAAAGGCTAGGCTGCGATTAGGCTGAGCTACGGCCTTGATAGTGCAAATTCACAAATGCCAACGACAACGTTGACATGGGTGCGGTGCGCCTCGCGGCGTAACCATCCGGGGCTCGGGAAAGCCTAGCAACAGAAACGGCACCTTCGGGTGCCGTTCCCATTTTCGAGCCTTCACGGGCTTTCAGGGCGATCCTGACATCACAGAAGAGAAACGAAGGTCATATGTCGGAAATTCAAGTGGACGGCTACATCCGGGTTCCCAAAGGCACGATGGTTTATCCGACGGGCGATGGAGTCGAGGCTGAGGCCGTGCGGGATCAGGTTGTGAAGGTCACCAACATCTTCGATGTGGATGTCAAAAGCGACAACTTCTACCTGCTGCTTCCCGACGACATGCGGCTTCGATATTTCGAGTCCAGTGGCAGCAAGCGTCCTATCGATCAGGACATCCTGGAGTTCACCGACCGTTTGACCAAAGGCGATTATCGAGCGGTGGAGTGGTCGAGCAAGTGGGCCCTGATCGCCGATGTTCAACCTGCCGAACCTCCTGCCCGCGCCAAGGCGGTGAAGAAGACCGAGAAACCAGCCAAGAAACCGCTGACCAAACAAGAACAGATGGTGATTGGTTCCGTGTGGCGCTTCGTCCAGGATGCCGAGCTTCTCTACAAGGTGCGCAACCCGGCCTATGCCTCCACCCGCGAGGACCTCATGAGCAGCCTCCGGGAACTACCATCCCATGAGCGGGTGCAGGCTGTCGACGCCCGCCTGAACGAGCTCGGCGTCAAGGATCATCTCGATGAAGCCTGGGGGCCGGTGACGGCAGGCGAGACCTTCACGGTCCGTGGCCGGCTCACCGCGGGCCTGGGGGGCGGGCAGGATGTGCCGATGCTGTTTAGAGGCGAGAAGTTTACGCTGCCCTATGCCAGCCTTGAGCCCTACATCGAGCTGGTGAGTGGACGTTAGCGCATCGGGCAAAAGGTGGTCCCGGTTTTTTGCAGGAACGATGCGCTCTTTCCGGGAAAGGGAGCATCGGCGGGCGAGGGGGCAGCCTGCCGTTACGGTTGGTGGCAGCATGAACGCGGCGAGACGCCGATCTTCGGATATTCTTTGATCGTCGATTTCAAGCTGCCTGAGGCCGCGAGGACTGTCTCTCCGCCTCGAGAAGCTGCTCCGCCTTGCGCGTGAATTCGGGCCCGGCCAGGCCCGGGGCAATCGGGTCGAGATAAGACACCGAGATTGTCCCGGCACGTTTGTAGGACTGGCCGGGTCCCCAGAAATGGCCCGAATTCAGGGCAACGGGAAGAACCGGTCTGCCGAGCCTTGCATAAAGCAACTCCACTCCGCGCTTGAACTCGATCGGCTCGGAGACCGATTTTCGGGTTCCTTCGGGGAAGATGAGCACGGAGCGGCCCTGCGCCAGCGCCGCCTGGCTCTCTTCGACCATCTTCCGTACCGCTTTCGAGCCGCCCTCGCGGTCGATCAGGATCATCGGCGATTTGCGCAGGAACCAGGAGAAAACGGGAATCGTCAGCAACTCCTGCTTCGCAACAATGGCCACATCCGGAAACAGGATGAGGAACGCGAGCGTCTCCCAGGTCGACTGGTGATTGGCGATGATCAGGCAGGGACCTTCAGGAATTTTGTGCTGACCCCGCTCGGCATAGGTCAGGCCAACGAGCCACTTCAGGCTGACGAGGACACCGCGCGCCCACAGCCGGGATGCCAGCCGAACGCCACGCTCCGGAGAGCCGCACAGCCAGAGGATCGCCAGAAGGGGTATGAACAGGCCGGTCCAAAGGGCCAGCACAAGATCAAACAGAATTGAGCGGATACGCTGCATGCTGGGTTGCTTCCTTACGGCATCGGACGTGACATCGAACCCACATCCATTGCATTAAGTTTATGTTTTAAGTTTATGTTTTCGAGCATCTTTTTCCGCAAAGCCGACACCCACTCTTGCGTTCGATGCTCTCAATTGAATCAGCCGTCAAGGAGTGACGATCTCCGCACACCCGATCCGGCGTCGACAGCCTGGATCTGCGAGGCTCCGGCAACGCGCCGGCCCCGCTTGCACGGCTCCTCATCCTGTCGCTGCACTCAACTCATTGCTCCCGGGCATTGCCTGTATCGGTGCACGGGAGCTCGAACTCCTTGCGAAAGCGCGGCCGCTCGCTCGGTTCGTCGAAGTTTGGGAGGGTGTCTGAACGTGCGTCCGGCATGCCAAGGCGCTACGGCCCGATTGTCCGACCAAATGTCGATCGCCGTTATCTGATGCGTCCTTGTGGCGGATACAAGGCATTCTGCCAAAAAGAACATCGCCGCCTTCGCAAGGAGTTTGGCCTTGCCAATGACTTGATTGTCATCCATCTTGGAAGGGTCAACCGACGTGTTCGGCCTGCTCTCCTTTGCTCGTGATCGAGCGCCGAGCCCGCTTTCCGTTCCTATCGATTGCTACTCTCCAGTCCGCTCAGGCGGGCTCGCGTGTCGTTGCTTTGCATTCGACAACCTCAAACACAAAAGGCTGCTCGGACCGTGATCCGATGCGGCGACAGGAAACCTATGTCCACTTCAACTCAGTCTCAGCCCTCGAAGCAAAAGCCTTCGCCATCAAAGGACACTCGGCTGATCAAGGCAGCCGCTCAACCGCAACCGCCCGGCCTGTCGCTCGAGGAAATCCGCCATATCATCGCGGTGATCGGGTAGAGTATCGAACGCAAAAGTAGGAACAGGTTTTGCGTGAGAAGGTACCCGAGACCATAACCAGATGGATCGGGTGGCTCCCGGAAAGTGGAGTCCACTGCAGGGGGCTGTGCTCCATGGCCAAGCTTCGATACCGCCTGTCCATACGCCAAGCGGCGCACTGAGTATCGCGCGCCGCTCCGCAAGGCCTGTGTCCGATGCTAAGGTTTGGGTCCTGGGCATCTTCTCAAGCAGGAGCGGTTCCCGCTCCTGCCATCGATGTTCCCAGAACCCAACTAGACGTTAGTCTCTCCCACCGGCGGGCGGGATGCGGCGGCGGGAGCTGCTGCGGGTCGACGCGGTCCGGAAAAACGCGGCTTGGGCTTGGGAGCGGCGATCAACCCTTCCCGAATAGCCTGCTTACGGGCCAGTTTGCGACTGCGCCGCACGGCTTCCGCCTTCTCGCGTGTCTTGCGCTCCGAGGGCTTCTCGTAAGACTTTCGTGCTTTCATCTCGCGAAAGATCCCTTCGCGCTGCATCTTCTTCTTGAGCACTCTGAGCGCCTGATCGACATTGTTGTCGCGTACCAAAACCTGCAAAGGATGTCCTTTCTATTCGTGGAACTCATGCCACGGCAGCATGTGTCTGATGGAAATTGATTGAATGGTCCAGAGGCTTACGTGCCCCGGATCTCGCTCTCGCGAACCGCTCGTTCGATCGCGCCCGATTTGATCCGGTACGAAACCTCCCCGGTCTGATCGGCCGGCATGAGCCGCACGACTTCGTAAACACTGGCGGAACTGGTCTGGCCATCGGAAAATCCGGGCTGCTTCAATCGGACCAGTTGCCGGACTTTGAACTTATGAGACATCGGCGGATCTTCTCGCTGTTGGCGCATCGAAACGATATACCGCTTTTGCGATATCGCTGGATGTAAGCCGCTACTTCCGCGCTTTGCGGGCCGCGTAACGAGCGTCACGGGCAGCCTTGCGCTCGGCCTCGAGCTTGACATCGTTCGCTGCCTTCTCGTCGGCTGCGCGCGCTTCCTGCTCAGCTTGATCGGCTGCAAGAGCTTCGCGCTCTGCGGCAAGGCGGGCGTTCTCGGCAACGCGCTGGGCCTCCCGCTCGGCCAAGCGGGCATCCCGCGCGGCGCTCACGGCGGCCCGGGCGGCGCGCCTTTCCGCAACGGCCGGATCGTCGGGGCCCGGCCGCTGATTGAACCTGGCGGCCATCGCCTGCTTTGCGTCCTTGGCGGCACTCAGCCGGTCTCTGAAATCTTTCTGCTTCATTCCACTCATGGGTCTCAATAAACTTAGATTGGTTAGTTTGGCTGGCTATCGGATACGTCTGATGCTGGTGATCGTGCCTTCCGGCAGCGATCCTTGTTCTTGCTGAGCCCGCGCGATTGCGCCAACGGCCCGGGTGTCGCCGGCCTTCGCAGGATCGTCGATCCACAGATAGGCTCTGCGGGCATCGTCATAGTCCACTACGAACATGACAGATTTCGCAGGAGGGGCCTTTCGAAAAGTGTTCATCGCTTCCTCACTTGTTTGACCATCAAATGATGGAGCTTCGCAAAGAAAAAGCCGCTCCACCCGGGAGCGGCGTCGGACAGGGGCTTATGATGGACGCCTCATCATTCCTAGGCCTTCCGGGTGTTGCTGGCGGCGGTCTTGACGGAGCGGCGATCCTCGGCCGTGTCGAACAAGACCTTCTGGCCTTCGGCCAGGCTGCGCATGCCATTGTCCGGCCGGACAAAGCCGAAGCCCTTCATATCGTTATAAAATGTCACAGCGCCCATGATCCTGAGACTAACCTTTCGCGGCTGATGCAGATGCACGCGAGTTGAAGGCACGCCAAGCGTGACCTCAACTCGGCCCGTCGATGGTTTGGAGAGAGTCTGAACGTGCGCCTGGCAAAGCCACCAGCGAAACGGCCCGATTGTCCGGCCAAAATCGATAATAGTCATATAGGGAACAATCAGATTTTTACAAGAGGGCCCCTTGAAAGGGGCTGAGGATCGGGGAGGCGCCGTCAAGTTTTACTTTTACAGGCCGCCCGCAAATTTTCGGACGGAACCCTGGGTCCGGTCGACCTCATCGGAAATAACTATGATCGAAGGAGGGGATTTCTGTGCATCAGGCCCGTTCACGCCGAACGGGTGAGCACGTATTCTTCCTGGTCGGAGTATGTGGCCGGATGACCACATCATGCGTACCGGCCTGGGTTCTGGAAGAGGCGGCGTCTCTCGGTCGGCCGCGCCATCCGGGCTTTCGAGGCCGCGAAGCGCCTGAACCCCCAAATGACCCCTTGGAGAGCGCATGAAAGTCGCATTCTGAAGGCTTTCTGAGGTTCATTTGAGAACCAGAGGATTGACCGATGTCCTATGAAAAAGCTCTGCAGGTTGCAGAGCGAACGCTTGTCGACGGAGCGACATTGGCTGAGCTCAAGCAGGCATCGAAGGATCTGCGTGCCCTCACGCCCGATAGTGCGCTGGCGGATCTGGTCGATGCCAAGATCAGGTCTATCGAGAACCAGCAAGGCTGTTCGCGTTCTTAGAGATCGGACGCAAAATCGTGGGGGCGGTTTCGCGTTCGATGCCCTACCAAATATTCTCAAACGCATCCGGCCCTATCAAGAGGCTCATGAAATGACAGCCGACATGACGTAAGGGGACGGCATGTTCAGCTCCGACCTCCGGTCGATCTATCGGGCC
This window of the Microvirga sp. TS319 genome carries:
- a CDS encoding DUF6481 family protein — its product is MSGMKQKDFRDRLSAAKDAKQAMAARFNQRPGPDDPAVAERRAARAAVSAARDARLAEREAQRVAENARLAAEREALAADQAEQEARAADEKAANDVKLEAERKAARDARYAARKARK
- the rpsU gene encoding 30S ribosomal protein S21, with the protein product MQVLVRDNNVDQALRVLKKKMQREGIFREMKARKSYEKPSERKTREKAEAVRRSRKLARKQAIREGLIAAPKPKPRFSGPRRPAAAPAAASRPPVGETNV
- a CDS encoding lysophospholipid acyltransferase family protein translates to MQRIRSILFDLVLALWTGLFIPLLAILWLCGSPERGVRLASRLWARGVLVSLKWLVGLTYAERGQHKIPEGPCLIIANHQSTWETLAFLILFPDVAIVAKQELLTIPVFSWFLRKSPMILIDREGGSKAVRKMVEESQAALAQGRSVLIFPEGTRKSVSEPIEFKRGVELLYARLGRPVLPVALNSGHFWGPGQSYKRAGTISVSYLDPIAPGLAGPEFTRKAEQLLEAERQSSRPQAA
- a CDS encoding cold-shock protein, translating into MGAVTFYNDMKGFGFVRPDNGMRSLAEGQKVLFDTAEDRRSVKTAASNTRKA